The DNA region CAAGAATGAACCGACAGGTGAATTGCTCATTGGCAACAAACAACAGCCTTTTTTACAAGGTATTTATGGTAAGGTATATATGTTCTGTCATTTGTGACATTCAGAGGAATGTGCTAATATATGGACTGGGTTTTGCAGGTTCTGGACTGACAGAAAGTAGATAAATGTAGAAAAACCACCACTGAAATACCAACTCAGTATCACATTTCACAAACTGCTGCGATACTGGGTTGGAAGTTGTGGAGAATATAGTatcagtgaagaatatagtgttactattccaagtgccttatgatgtgtggagatcatATTGTTATTACTCATAGTGCCTTACTTTGTACCTTATTCACTgctttgtatttacagggacagacacatattgcttaaatgtattgctatagagttggccaacttcataatgttaaagacaggatacaagcactgaccccaggttctgaagggttagaCACATGAGAGCAAAGAGAAGTCTGGCAAGAGGGCACACAAGCTTACATGCACCACACTAACAACTCCATAtaagggagctccaaggacaagagATGCTCTCTCTGAGTGCCACTATTGTAGAAGTTAGACAAGATAGACACAATAGGGATAGGTTGCACTGAAGGATGATCATGCATAAGACTAGAATAGGGAGGGTACCTTTTCCAGGTTTGGCTTTACCGGATTGGAGATCGagatgccaagaggctgggaccagcctgtgcaccaacaagggagagccaagtctaaaccatggtctcccccgCCGAGTCTAAACCAATCACAATTCTATccacaatatctgaatgtaCAAATTGATGCATTATACAGAGCTCTGCTATCTGTTGGCGACAGagtaacagcttgctgactgtggttttctgagaacagactgagtccatggccatgcttatgttttattcttacaaacattaaaacaccttaaatgagagaagttgcctgtcttCATTCGAAAAAATGAACACGACAAAATACAACCTAcctatgataataataataacacaaccTATACCTGTGctcttttattgtgtttcttaACATGACAGGCTGCCTATGAAGCACCCAGCTGGAAATGAGCAGCAGAATGTCATCTGGAATAAcggtgggggaggggggattcgaacccctgaccccggggtcacggtaatttccgttttttgagccgacaccaaactccctcttttttgtctgatccacctccaaacacattggaaaacaattattgatcacttttcaggTTCATTGGCCACCAAATAATTGTCATTTAGACAGCTACAGGGCAAAGATAACTGGATGCAGCTTAACTTTGAAAATGCATATTATTGGGCAAATATAATATGGTAGAAATATATGTAATGGATAATGCCTGATGGGGTGTCATTATCAGGGATTAATGGATGACAAGGAGGCTGACGAACTGCACATAAATTAACCAATTGGCCAATAACCAATAATTTACATTTGCAACCAAAGGTTTTTCACACACCATAACTCAGTTTCCCTGGTACTCACCTTAGGgtttgactaatacctggaacaacCATTACCATCCCAGTAGGTTCTTATGCAGTGGAAGTGTTGTTTACTATTCCATTAAATAGGATGTTGTGGTAtgtgatattgtgatataaagtttatgtgattgtgtgttacagtcgccatcctgtggtgttcagaggagacacagaagaagaaatattcAGTGCTGGAAATATGTCAgtttgttaatgtgttgcaATAAATTGGGAACAGAGCCTTTGACTGTGCCCCTGTTTCTATGGTAACTCATTTTAGATACAGGCTGATACTATGTAGCCAGGACTTAAATTTAGAACAGTGAACAGACACTTTCAATGGAACTACGTAATAGGTGTCCATTAGGCTATCAAATGGTAATGGACACACTGCAGCCAGTCAGACTCCAGCCTAActttatatacaatatatacaccaaAACACAGACTGGGTGAGGTAAAAAGTTTTAATGTAACACTTAAGGTACATTGAAATTAACTTGAGTTagaatttaaattaatattgtCAGTCACTCGAAGGAATCAACTGATATATGAAAGGGGTTGTCACTCTGTTAActtatttaaagtttttttgcGGCTTTAGAACTGAATATACTGCAGCCACAATACCTAAATAGAAATAGTTCTAATAGAAAACTTTCTTCTGTCTAACCTCGTGCAATTTGCAATTGACTTGGGGTCAAAATGTTGCAAAATTGATGCTCACATTTCAGCGTTACTTCTCTGCATCCCATTGTCTGTCTGCTCATTCTCGTGCTAGAAGTGTCAGAAAGGAGGAGCATCTGATGCCCTCGGTGTGGTCCACATTTGAGCAAAGGTTGCAAGGAAAGGACGCATCAAAATGGGAAAACATATGAGACTCGTCCAAGAACAgcacactgagaggaaaaggaagtaACAAAGTAGAGAGCTCATGACTGGCTAGACCTGTTTTAGGCTGATCCAGACTGTTTCTTGGCTGATTGTCTACATCTTCATACAGATATAAGTTCCATTTTATACAGActatatacaaataaattgattaAACAGACGCTGACTTAAATGACTGTACAcacttaaataaaacatgactcATAATACCCACTTTCATCACTATGATGATTCATATTCTATTTATAATGTATCACAGCCTTGAGCTTGCAAAGAAGTTCCAAAACCTTAAAAAACTCAAAGGCGGAGTGAAGTGTAACTCTCTGTTAAGTATCTTTGCAGTTTTGAACAGGAAGCCCCAGTTTCCTCTCGCCGGCTGTGCTCCTAACTTAGACTGAACATCAGGAAactcagacacagagagatTCCAAGGCGTAATTTAGAGCCCGACTATAAACATCCGCTGTGTATAATCCATAGATGATCACTGTATTACTCTGCCTTAGTCCACTGTGTGAAATAGAGATCACACTTAGCTCTCAGAATGTACTTAAATAAGAATAAGTAGGATTAAGTAGGTTTATGTAAAGCCTGGTgtaaaaaaagcacatttgtaCGGTCAGTAATGTagtaaaacaagacatttatttgaaatatgtgtctttcttaaaaaaacaatgaaaatgaagttagaatcaaataaaaatgggtaaaaacaaaattgaattCTCTTCTTCAGAGAGAGATGCCACAGTTCGATCcacttcttctttctctgcaaAAAGTGCAAATCTTTTTATTCCTCATTTGAAATCTCTGCTGTAATAACAAGTGTTACTTAGAAATAAAAGCGCTAAACTTTGTGGACTCTGACCTTCACACTACAGCACAGGAGCGGGGTTCCCTGAAGGGGTTGCTGCCTGTGGGGACTCCGACCAGCAGGGCGTCTTTGCCTGCGTTCTGCAGACAGTACTGCTGGAGCTCTGCAGCCGCCTGggacacctgaggacacaaAAATCTCTTAAAAACAGTATATTCATACTTAAAACTGGAGACTTAATAGATTGAGAGTCCTTTATTAGTGATTTCTTAACATTTATAATAGCAGGTAACTAATAAAGCCCTTTTATTAATGactttttaacaaataaaactgcCGACCAAGAGGCTTATTAGAAACTGAGAAACACAAGAACCCAATGAAGTGAGAAGCTAAACAGAAAAAGCAAGTTCAATACTTCAGGAGGAATTtccacaacctggcaacccaaaagtTATTGTGCTCTAAGTGATCTATGAAGCATTAATAAGTGGTTCATTAACCACTGATAAAGCCATTAGAGGTGACTATAAACCCTTCATAAATCATTCATagatttctttctctttttctaatTGGTACAATGCATACTTTTCTCTGGAAATAAGTCAGTTTTCAACTGAACTAAAGAACGTGTAAAAGGCAGCCGAATGGAGGATAAGAAGCTAAAAGGCGCCAGCACAATGGTAAGCAtttaatacaaaacaaagaaatcttAAGCAGGAATTGAGTGAAAGCGAGAACGGAAGAAGCATCTTGGATGAGAGGCGAAgcgtcttcaagtaccttcaacaagtccagttgactttttgctcaactcctaaggaataactatgacctggatgactgagaatcttcacagacttATTTAATCCTTGGTTGATGAATAATATGCTACAGTCTAGATATAATGTGTGGAATAAGAGTATAAAGACTTTATACACAGTGCTGAATGACCATGCTGTGACACAAGTATGTGGctaataaataaacatactgtatgaaaCAAGAGTAAAACATTATACCATTATGTGTTGAATGTAATACAACAGGCTGGTGCTTTTTCTTTAGTCATATTCCAAGCAAATCAAGAAAAGGTAAACTCTCCAGGTTCATATTCTTTAAAGATATCAcctcttttctatttctttactttacctTGATTCTTTCCACGCTGGCCTCAAGCTTCAGTTGCTCTACAAGACGTCGCATGTTGGATAAATTGGAATTAGAGGTCATGTTGCTGGAAATTGTTTTATGAGAGAAAAATTCCTTGTAAAAAATGTCCCTTCAGTCCTTCAACACAGGAGCTGACTCCGCTAATGGGCAGCAAATGCTGGTGAGGAAGCAGCGGCCGGGTTTCTTTCCAAATGACCTCAGTCCACTCCACTAAAGAAACCAGGAGAGATGCAAGCACACTGACCTCCAAATGAAATGTACTTCACAGATACACTTTATGAAACTGTAAACTTTCTATGGatgtgtgaacattttactAGTGTACTTTCTAGCAatattgtttttgcttgtttttaatgcaaaaactGCATTGTTTTCCCAGTGAATAAATATAAAGGTTCATTATACTTCACTCAAACTTCAAACTGCACCACAGATACAGAGAAAGGGttaaagggagggagggaggagggataTATATGGAGGGAAAAAACTAATATATGGGATGTGAAACTTGGAGGATGTGGGGAGACAAGATGGaaaagggggaggaaggagcAAGGGGACAGGGGAGAAGGACAGAATtaagaggaagtgaagaaagtgaagaagacagagaagagagagggaaaagaatgACAGACGATAGCCAGGAGGATGAAGAAAGAATAGGAAGGGTGGGAGTGAGATGGGGTGAAGATGAAGGAGAATGGCAGGAAGAAAGAGGACAAGAGCattacagaggaggaaaaggcaaGACAGGATGATGAGGACACCTCCACTGTTCCCCCTGTCTTGTTTCTCACCTCATCTCCctaaacaaagagaaagaccTGACTGCAGACAACAACCACAATGGTCATTTGTGTAAAGGAAATTATGTTGCAGCAAATACACCAAAGTTGTTCCCTTTGCAATTGTTGTTAGACACTGTAAGAAAAGGACGAAGAAGTGCAGGAGTCTGCCTCCACCTCAacaggaaaaggagaaagtgaACCTGGAGTGCCTGTTTTCTTCACGGCTGAAATTGGAGTAATATTTAGCACAGGTAAAATGTCCTGTTCAACTTTTGTCCAGTGAGGAAATGAGCCAGTATAAAGCTGAAAAAGCAGTACCGATGGGAGTCAGGCTGTTGTTAAATTGTCTCGAGTGATATCTATTTTTGTACTCTATTTAGCTGTAAAACTAGCTAGTTAATGTTTTACAGATTTCATCTTGGATAATCTTTATACACCTCTACAGGGACATTGATGTAGCTAATAATTTACATGACTGCTTATTGAGGTATAATGTCATAATTTGAATTACTGACCAGCAGCGTCAGTTCAAGTGTTTTCAAAGGTGTTTGATTATGGtatgattatattattttgttaaaagtAAGTAGGCTGGACTCTCCTGTCCACTTACTTTGTTCACTTTTGATAAGGCCCATGGTTTTGGATTAGCATGGTCAGCTatcaaatatgaatattgtTACTCTGCACACTTTTAGTCATGCTGAATTGCGCTTCAGTGTGGTAAACAATATTTTAATTATAGGTTATTAAGCTaaacagaaaaactgtgatttattttagttaCAAAGTTTAATATCAATATAACTCAtaatatgaaaaatgttaatTGATGTCTTACATGCTAAAAATACACAAGCTAGTTAGAAGGAAAACTCAGGTTATACAaacttctcctctctgtttggTTGATACCAAATCAAGACTCagattttaaattcaaaataaattgaaGAAGTTACTTCTAATGTTCaaagaaagataaaacaatgaGCCAGAGATGGTGAGCatagcagaaaaaaacagtggCTCAAGTTGTAGTTTGTGACATAATTAAATAAAGTTTGCAAACAAATGGGGGGAGTGTGTTCTAAAGATGTAGTAGGAAGTTATTAAAGCGACACACGTATTACGGTTATGCGCATGCGCCTGCCCGAGCTGCCTGAAAGTGTTGTGAGACGTCGCGCTGCAGCCAAAGTGGAAATTGCTAGTGTACGAGCAGCGATTCAATACAGCCTTCTCTCCCCCTTGGAAACGCACATGGCTAATGAACTTGTGCACCGTCTTCTCGTGTCGTCATTGGTCCGCAGGTGATTACCGGGATTGGCTGTAAGTAGCTTTTGCAGAAAGGTAAACATTTAGAGGAACCGACGCAAGGAAATATGAGCTGAAACGACAGTCGGAGCTGTCAAACCTCCCGGACTGTTTATTCGAAGTGAGTCTGTGACTTTAGCAGACATGGTAGAGGTGTTCACCGGGCGGACCCTCCTGAATAAAGACGGGGATTTCGTCGACCCCGAGGAGGCGTTGAGGAACAAAGTGGTGGGGATCTATTTTTCGGCAGGATGGTGTCCCCCTTGTCGCGACTTCACACCCATTCTGTGTGATTTCTACACGGAACTCGTCGAAGAGAGCGAACCTCCTGCACAGTTTGAGATAGTTTTTGTCTCCTCTGACAAGTCGACCGAAGACATGGTTGAATATTATCATGATATGCACGGAGACTGGCTAGCTCTGCCCTGGACGGATGATTACAAACAGTGAGTATTAAAATTGAACGAAAAGTCAATGGAAGTCTGGTTATTTACCTCATAAAGTGTATGCATGTTTCCTAGTTCTACACAGACATTTTAGACTGAGTATTGTCCAAAACATAATTAGCTGCACTTTTTTgctatttatttcagttttatctgattAGTATTTAACACTATTGTCTACACAGTGTATTAGGCTGTGCTCCAGCTTATGTAAAATGCTTATTAGGGTCAGCCTCGCAGGGATTAGGTGTAAGAGCAGGGCAGACACACTGCCTCCCTCAGCTGAGGGTGACAATGACTTTTAAGATTGTGTTGTCAGCTTTTAAATGTGtggttcattttattttgtttcatttgtctctGAATGTCCTGCATTTTGTGTCGTATTGAATATGTGGACAGgtgtgtaatgtgtatttcAATAGGTCAGATAGGTCAGAGATCCTTAACTTAAGTGAAAGTAACAATACCACAATGTAAGTCCTGCATTCAGAGTCTTATCAAAGTGAAGTACAGGTGTATTGCCAGCTAAATGTTCTGAAAATATTACtcattatgaattatttatttattatatatttgatGTATATTTAGTTGTGCATTTATGTGTAAGTagtattttactgttgcagCTGCTCAAGGTGAAGgtaatatagtatatataataatagtatttttATAATATGCTGCTTCACAGTTAAACAAATAACAATATCACAGATTACTTTCTCAATAAATCAGTCACTTAGTTTATGACATGTCCATTCCAGTCTCCATGAGGGTAAGGTGATGTTTTCAGGTATTTCATCTTGTCCGTTGTTCAACAGTTAAAAACCCTAAAACATGCAGTttaatcaggaaaaaaaaataaataaataacattcaAGATACTGTGAAGAGAGAACACAGAATGTTGGCATGAATCTAGTAATTACCACAGctttactttatttttccatatttcaatattttagcTGTTCAAAAGGAAGCAAattgttttgtatgtattttttgtatAAAGCTAGTGAAATCAATACATTAAAGATTTTAAACTAATCATTTGAAGTATTAATCTGTGATCTGATCTGTGATCAGctccagctgtcagataaatgtagtggtgTAAGAAGTGCAATGGAAGTAAAGTTCAAGCATGTCAGGTTTGTATCACTGTCAAATGTACACATAAAAATTAATTATGAAAGTGAGAATACCCGCTGTGCAGGCCAGGTGGCCCCTGTCACAGTTATAGAATTATATATTATAGTGGAGGTTTCATTAATTGAATAACAAGACATCAGCTTTAATGCCCACATTAGAgaaattaatctgcaaagtaactggCAACTCCAGCCATCAGATAAATGtaataagtaaaagtaaaatttcCTTCTAAAGTGAAAATGCCAAAGTACCTCAGATTTGTACAtgagtgttgtgtgtgagtAGACGTACTTTGTGTTCTGTCATTGTCAAGCgtagaatgtttttttttccacacaagaGAAGCAAAACGACATTCCAGGTGTGTTTTGGCGCTAAATGTCTTTCTCCgtctccctttcctctctcagtGAGCTGAAGCAGCGCTACAAGATCACAGCGGTGCCCAAACTGGTGATCGTGAAGGAGAACGGCGACGTGATCACAGACAAGGGCAGGAAACAGATCAGAGACCGAGGTCTGGCCTGCTTCAGGTCCTGGCTGGACGCTGCAGAGATCTTTCAGAACTTTGAGGGTTAGGAAACAAATTAGGTTAACACATTAGAGAGctgaacaaaaaccaaagtaCAAAACGCCTGTACGCCATCCCTTCATTCTGTAGCGAATGAAGGGATGATTAAAGGGATATAAAAgttataaaattatatttctgttacatttttatcaattttctgctctttgtctcCAGGATATTTTTACTTCTTAAGCACTCTAAAATCCTTTAAATGAAACGATGTGAGACGGGAAAATCTATTGTTGGTGGAATTGCTCACAGCTCATGTGTTGATGAGGGGTTTAAAGtagatattgatttattttaaggCTTCACAAGCCCCAAAAGGTTGGAAGAAACCGCTTTAGTTGCTGACATTTAACAGAACATCCTATGCATTTAAGACAAACCTCAGGCGTGCCCTTTAtggttcacttttttttttttaaaatgctctgCTTTATGGAAAATGTACTAGTTTCTCAGTTCATTATTAATTGATGTTCTTTATGAGCCAGTGCACTATTTAATCACAGCTAAGTTTGCCCATATCAGTAGAGAACTGCTGTCCAGAGAGTTTGCCTTTATATATTTAAGGTTTATAGTTCTACTTTGAGCTGcctgtatatttttgtattttgtttttcatgagtTGTTAAGAgggttattaaaaaaaaatgtattctgagATTTTGGTCACAGTTTATCATCATTGTCTGCTTTATCTCACATTTCTGTTCAGGTGTGAAGGCACCTATGAGCACTCCCATGTTTTATGAACAAACAAAGCGATTCCCTTTTGTCTCGTTAAGACGCAGAATGCCCACAGGACATTGTTTCCAGCATGCTGGCACATTCACATCCTCGGTCCTAATTGCCACTATCCCCTTGTGCGCGCTAACACGGCTGTTATCAGTTTGTACATGAAGCATCCAACAGGTATGATGACATTATGATGAGTCTGCACAGGCCGGCGTCTCCAGGTCTGTCTGCTTTGTGATATTAAATGCTGCAAGTCTTCAAAGAGCACCGTGACACACAGAGTAAC from Pempheris klunzingeri isolate RE-2024b chromosome 19, fPemKlu1.hap1, whole genome shotgun sequence includes:
- the nxnl2 gene encoding nucleoredoxin-like protein 2, with protein sequence MVEVFTGRTLLNKDGDFVDPEEALRNKVVGIYFSAGWCPPCRDFTPILCDFYTELVEESEPPAQFEIVFVSSDKSTEDMVEYYHDMHGDWLALPWTDDYKHELKQRYKITAVPKLVIVKENGDVITDKGRKQIRDRGLACFRSWLDAAEIFQNFEG
- the gng10 gene encoding guanine nucleotide-binding protein G(I)/G(S)/G(O) subunit gamma-10; protein product: MTSNSNLSNMRRLVEQLKLEASVERIKVSQAAAELQQYCLQNAGKDALLVGVPTGSNPFREPRSCAVV